A single region of the Lotus japonicus ecotype B-129 chromosome 4, LjGifu_v1.2 genome encodes:
- the LOC130714511 gene encoding MACPF domain-containing protein At1g14780, whose translation MGEGIVEKALNSLGKGFDLTSDFRLKFCKGEERLVILNETERRELTVPGFGPVTDVSVDIKCDKGDLTRYQSDILSFTQMSEMFNQKSSIPGKIPSGYFNTVFGFEAGSWASDAANTKFLGLDGYVIKLFNVHIDRYPLVLSKQVIEAVPSSWDPTALARFIEKFGTHILVGLSIGGKDLVLVKQDVSSNLEPSELKKNLDELGDQLFTGTCNFLPKTKDQKHKVPPAFDVFGPQIVAFNNSTCVCAKDGITVICAKRGGDTQVSNHSEWLLTVPNKPDAVDFSFIPFTSLLKAAPGRGFLSHAINLYLRYKPPLSDLPYFLDYQAHRLWAPIHNDLPLGPVSNRTTHSPSLSLNLMGPKLYVNTAKVTVGKRPVTGMRLFLEGMKCNRLAIHLQYLLNTPTMLNNKIEDTTTWSEEIIDDRFLEAISGKKFSHVCTAPVKYNPSWSSDKDVAFIVTGVQLHVKKHESRSVLHLRLLFSKVSNAIVVKSNWTQGSTQRSGSGSGSGSGSSVFSAISTSIQGKDQKKPALVVVDSSVFPTGPPVPVQAQKLLKFVDTSQLCKGPQDSPGHWLVTGARLMLDKGKICLWAKFSLLNTSP comes from the exons ATGGGTGAAGGCATAGTTGAGAAGGCTTTAAACAGCTTAGGAAAAGGCTTCGACTTGACCTCagattttaggctcaaattctGCAAAGGTGAAGAGCGTTTGGTTATTCTCAATGAAACAGAGAGAAGAGAGCTCACAGTGCCAGGTTTTGGACCTGTGACAGATGTCTCTGTTGACATCAAATGTGATAAAGGCGACCTCACCCGGTACCAATCTGATATTCTCAGCTTCACCCAA ATGTCTGAGATGTTCAATCAGAAAAGCTCAATCCCAGGGAAAATTCCATCTGGGTACTTCAACACTGTGTTTGGATTTGAAGCTGGTTCATGGGCAAGTGATGCAGCTAACACCAAGTTCTTGGGTCTTGATGGATATGTTATCAAACTATTCAATGTTCATATTGATCGTTACCCTCTTGTTCTCTCCAAACAAGTCATTGAAGCTGTGCCTTCTTCATGGGATCCTACTGCACTTGCAAG ATTTATTGAGAAATTTGGGACACACATCCTTGTGGGGCTTAGCATTGGTGGCAAAGATTTAGTGCTGGTCAAGCAAGATGTATCTTCCAACTTGGAACCGTCAGAGTTAAAGAAGAACTTGGATGAGCTAGGAGATCAGTTATTCACTGGAACTTGCAATTTTCTTCCAAAAACCAAAGACCAAAAACACAAG GTACCACCTGCTTTTGATGTCTTTGGTCCTCAAATTGTTGCCTTCAATAACTCTACATGCGTTTGTGCAAAAGAT GGAATAACAGTGATATGTGCAAAGAGGGGAGGGGATACTCAAGTGAGCAACCATAGTGAATGGCTTCTTACAGTTCCTAACAAGCCTGATGCTGTTGATTTTAGCTTCATTCCCTTCACTTCTCTTCTTAAAGCTGCTCCTGGCAGGGGTTTCCTATCCCATGCCATCAACCTTTATCTTAGAT ATAAGCCTCCTCTGTCAGATTTGCCTTACTTTCTTGACTACCAAGCACACAGGCTTTGGGCTCCCATTCACAATGATCTTCCTCTTGGTCCAGTTTCCAACAGAACCACTCATTCACCTTCTCTCAGCCTCAACTTGATGGGTCCTAAGCTTTATGTAAACACTGCAAAG GTAACAGTGGGAAAAAGGCCAGTCACAGGAATGCGGTTGTTTCTTGAGGGCATGAAATGCAACAG ATTAGCCATACACCTGCAATACCTACTAAACACACCAACAATGCTCAACAATAAAATAGAGGACACCACAAcatggtcagaagaaatcattGATGACCGTTTCTTAGAAGCAATCAGTGGAAAGAAATTTTCTCATGTGTGCACAGCACCAGTGAAGTACAATCCCAGTTGGAGTTCTGATAAAGATGTTGCTTTCATAGTCACAGGAGTACAACTTCATGTGAAGAAACATGAATCAAGAAGTGTCCTTCATCTGAGACTATTGTTCTCCAAGGTGTCTAATGCTATTGTTGTAAAATCAAATTGGACACAGGGCTCAACACAAAGATCTGGATCTGGCTCTGGCTCTGGCTCTGGCTCTAGCGTTTTCTCAGCAATAAGCACATCTATTCAGGGTAAAGACCAGAAGAAACCAGCTCTAGTTGTTGTAGATTCTAGTGTTTTTCCAACAGGACCTCCAGTTCCTGTGCAAGCACAAAAGCTTTTGAAATTTGTGGACACTTCACAGTTATGTAAAGGCCCACAAGATAGTCCTGGACATTGGTTAGTTACTGGTGCAAGGTTGATGTTGGACAAGGGTAAGATATGTTTATGGGCTAAGTTCTCTTTGTTAAATACTAGTCCATGA